GCTCGTGGGCCTGTTTGCCGTTATCATCTTCGCCGCCAACTCGTTCCGGAGCTTTCTGCTGCTGATCTGCGGATTTCTGTTTCCCTACGCGGCGGTGAGCACCTTCTTTCTGTATACCGAGTCGCTGCCCAGCTTCACCCAGTTTCACCTGAAGCCCGTGCTGACTGGCCTGGTGGCCGGCACCGACGGGCTGCCGTTGTTCGTGCAGCTGCGCCTGCTGATTTTGCCCGGTATCGTGCTGGTGCTGGCGCTGTTCCGCACGTTCACCACCTCGCTGGGCCTGGTTTTTCAGGTGAAGTTTCAGCAGCTGATGCTGGTGTGGCTGGTGGTGGCCGTGGCTATAGGGGCTGCCGGCCGCGGCATGGCCCCCGGCACGCTGGTGCTGGTGCTGCCGCCCATTACCTACTTCTGCCTGTATCTGTGGCAGAAAGCCGCGCGGGCCTGGGTGCCCGAAGTGCTGCTGCTGCTCATCATCGGGGCGGTGGTGGTGGTGCGCTACCGCACGACGCTGGGCCTGGAGGCCGTGGTGCAGATTCCGGCCGAGCAGCGCTACGCCGTGCAGCCCAACCCCGCCTACGCCAGCTTGCAGGGTCACCGCCTGTTGGTGCTGGGCCCCGACCGGCGCTCCTACGTGCAAAACCGCCTGGCTACTCCCTACCTCGACTGGCGCCTGGCCCAGGTTGACTTTGGGCACCTAAACGAGTACGCCGCCATTTTCCGCCTCAACCACAACTTCGCCCAGCTGCCCCCGGAGTACATCATTGACGAGGCCGGCCTACTGCCGGAGCTGCAGTACAAGGTGCCCGCCGTCTTCAGCCACTACCACCCCACCCGGATTCCGAAAGTCTACCAGCGGAAATAGGTGGTTTTAATGTGCTCAGGTGCTGATGTGGGGAATGTGCTAATCATTTGTCATCACGCGGCTATCTGCCCTCTAAAATTTGCTTAGCCCTCTGAAATAGAAAGCCCTTTCCTGCTCGTGCGGGAAAGGGCTTTCTGGTAAAAGAGGGTAGCGTTTAGCAGTCGATTTTGCTCACGCGGTTTTGGTGGCGGCCTCCTTCGAAGGCGGTGTTCAGAAACTTGCTGACGATTTCCCGGGCCGCTTCTTCGGTCACGAACCGCTCGGGCACGCAGATGATGTTGGCGTTGTTGTGCTGCCGGGCCAGTTCGGCCAGCTCCGGCGCCCAGGCAATGGCCGCCCGGATGCCCTGGTGCTTGTTGGCCGTAATAGCCACGCCGTTGGCCGAGCCGCAGACCAGAATGCCGCGCTCAAACTCGCCGGCGGTAATGGCGTTGGCCACGGGGTGCACAAAGTCCGGATAGTCTACCGAGTCGGTGGAGTAGGTGCCAAAGTCTTGTACCTCGTAGCCGTTGTCGCGCAGCCAGTGGGCCAGCATTTCCTTATAGGCAAAGCCGGCGTGGTCGGAGCCGATGGCGAGTCTGTTTTTCAATGTGCTCATGGGGTAATGTGCTCAGGTGCTAATGTCTTGTTAATGTAGTGAATGTGAAAAATGTGGGGAGGGTACTGCTTTCCAATAGGAAGTTGGACCAGCCACTAGCACATTCCCCACATTAGCACTTGAGTACATTAGGAAGATACTCCGTTGTTCTCGGCCAGTTGGGCATTCAGGGTGGCCGTGCGGCTGCGCGCCACCACCCGGGCAATGTTGATGCTCAGCTCGTAGAGAATCAGGATGGGAATGGTGACGATGATCTGGGCCGAAATGTCCGGGGGCGTGATGACGGCGGCAATGATAAGGATGACCACAATGGCGTGCTTGCGGTACAAGCGCATGATTTCGGGCGTAATCAGGCCGGCTTTGGCCAGGAAGAACACTATCATGGGCAACTCAAAGACGAAGGCCGTGGAAATGGACATCGTGGTGAGCGTGCTTAGGTAGCTCTGCAGGTCAATCTGGTTTTCGATGGTCGGGTCGACGGTGTACGAGGCCAGGAAGTTGATGCTCAGCGGGGCGGCAATGTAGTAGCCGAACATCAGGCCCAGCGCAAACAGCACCGACACGAAAAACACCGCGCCCTGGGAGTTTTTCTGCTCGTGCGGGTACAGGCCGGGCTTGATAAAGCGCCAGATTTCCCAGAACGTGTACGGAAATGCCAGCACCAGCCCCACCATAAAGGAAGTGCTGATGTGCATCGTCAGCTGTCCGCTCATCTCCCGGTTCTGGATGATGAAGCCCACCTTGTCCATGCACAAATCCGGCGCCCCGATCCACTGGCCAAACTTGCAGAACATGCGGTAGGTCCAGAAGTCGGCGCGGGACGGACCCAGAATCAGGTCGTGAAACAAGAAGTCTTTGGCAAAAAACGCGGCGGTAGCAAAGATGACAATCGAGATGGCCGAGCGGATGATGTGCCACCGCAAGGCCTCCAGATGGTCGATGAAGGACATTTCGTGTACTTCGCCCAGATTGGGTTGGTCAGTGTTCAAGAGAAGAGGTGAAATGGTGAGATAGTGAAATGGTGAGTTGTCATGCAGACAAATACCGGTGGAGAAACAAACGAAAAACCCTGGCAACAGGATGCTGGTTGCCGGAGGACGGTGAAAAACTCACCATTTCACCATCTCACCATTTCACTGCTTAAGCAAAAAGCGGATACTGCTGCATCCATTCGTTGATCTGGCCGCGCACTTTCAGCAGGTGGGCCTCGTCAGCGTGGTGCATCAGCACGTCGTCGATAAACTCCACGATGCGGGCCATGTCGGCCTCGCGCAGGCCGCGGGTCGTCACGGCGGCCGAGCCGATGCGCATGCCGCTGGTCACGAAGGGCGACTTGTCATCGAAGGGCACCATGTTCTTGTTGATGGTGATGTCGGCCTTGATGAGGGTGTTTTCGGCCAGCTTGCCGGTCAGGCCCTTGCTACGCAGGTCGATGAGCATCAGGTGGTTGTCGGTGCCGCCGCTGATGATCTGGTAGCCGCGGTCCACGAAGCCCTTGGCCAGGGCCTGGGCGTTGCGAATAACCTGCTGGGTATATTCGGTGTACGCGTCGCTCAGGCATTCGCCGAAGGCCACGGCCTTGGCCCCGATAACGTGCTCCAGCGGCCCGCCCTGGGTGCCGGGGAATACGCCCGAGTCGAGCAAAGCCGACATCATGCGCAGCTCGCCCTTGGGTGTTTTCAGGCCGAAGGGGTTTTCGAAGTCCTTGCCCAGCATGATCAGGCCGCCGCGGGGGCCGCGCAGGGTCTTGTGGGTGGTGGTGGTTACGATGTGGCAGTGCTCGAAGGGCGAGTTGAGCAAGCCCTTGGCAATCAGGCCCGAGGGGTGGGAAATATCGGCCAGCAGCAGGGCGCCTACTTCATCGGCGGCTTCGCGCAGGGCTTTGTAATCCCAGTCGCGGGAGTAGGCCGAGGCCCCGCAGATGATGAGCTTGGGCTGCTCGCGGCGGGCGGTTTCCTTTACTTTCTCCCAGTCGATGAGGCCGGTTTCGGGCTCCACGCCGTAGAAGCTGGGCTTGTAGAGCTTGCCCGAGAAGTTCACGGCCGAGCCGTGGGTGAGGTGGCCGCCGTGGCTCAGGTCGAAGCCCAGGATTTTGTCGCCGGGATTCAGCACGGCCAGCATCACGGCCGCGTTGGCCTGGGCACCGGAGTGGGGCTGCACGTTCACCCACTCCACGCCAAACAGCTCCTTGGCCCGGTCGATGGCCAGCTGCTCGATCTGGTCCACGATTTCGCAGCCGCCGTAGTAGCGCTTGCCGGGCAGGCCCTCGGCGTACTTGTTGGTCAGGATGGAGCCCTGCGCCCGCATCACCTGCTCGGAAACGTAGTTTTCCGAGGCAATCAGTTCAATACCGTGGGTCTGACGCTCCTTTTCCTGGCGGATGAGGTCGAACAGGACCGTGTCCTGGGCAATGGGGGCAGTGCGAATTTCCATAGGTTCAAAGGTACGGGTGAATCGATTATCAGCGAACAAGTGGGTGGCAACAATCGGCCGGAGTTACGTAGGTAGGCCGGGGCCGGCGGCTCGCCGGTGCGAACTTACGAGTGCGGACGCAGGAAAGCTGGATTTCGCTTTTTGCCGCCCTTCTCACGTATTCTCCTTTGTTAGTTGTTACTTGAAGCATGAACCAGCCCCTGGCCGAAGCCCTGACCCATCTGCGGATGGGCAATCAGTCGTTCCTGATTACGTTTTATGAGGAGCAGCGGGACCATTTTGCCCGCTGGGCCCGGCGGCAGCACCAGCTCGAGCCGGCCGCGGCCCACGAGCTGCTGCGCGGCGTGCTGGTCGATTTTTACGACCAGGTAGCCGACGGCCGCCTCACCAAGCTGCCCCCCGACCTGCGCAACTACCTCTACGGCATGGCCCAGGAGCAGATTCAGGCCCAGAAAACCACCGCCGAATTGCCCCAAGTGGAAGCCGGCCGCCGCCAGCTGCTGCTGCGCGTGTTCAGCCAGCTGGGCCCCGACTGCCAGCAGGTGCTGATGTATTTTTATTTCCGGGGCTACAACTTCGAGAAAGTGGCCGGCAAAATGGGCTTCGCCAACGCCACCGTGGCCCGCATTCAGAAAACCAGCTGCCTGCGCAAACTCCTTGACCTTCAGGCGCGGCTGCTGAGCGGCGGCGGGGCCGAAGCCGGCGCTTCAGCCGCCGCCGTCTGATTCTGCGTAGCTTAGTGCCGGCTCCGGTCTACCTTTGGTTGTTTCTTCGTTTTCCCTGTTCACACTTGCATGATGTCGCCCGCTGAGCTGCGCCCGTTTCTGGATGAGCTGGAACGCTTTGCCGATGGCCAAATGACGGCAGCCGAGCAGGACGCTTTTGAGGAGCGTATGCAGCAGGAACCCGCCCTGCGCGAAGCCTACGAAGCCTTCGAGCAGATTACCGCCGACCTGCGCTGGGTGGCCGGCCACGAAACCCTCCGCCACCGCCTGCTCACCCTCGACCGGCGCCTCGACCAGCGCCAAACGGCGCTGCTGCGCATCAAGCGGCAGCGGCGCCGGGCCCAAACCCGCTGGGGCACCATCTTCACGGTGGCCGTGCTGCTGCTGCTGGGGCTGTGGTTTTTGCTGCGCCCCGCCGGCCCGCGCGGCGGCCGTGCCTGGGAAAACTACTACGTGGCCGACCCCGGCCTGCCTGCATCAGTCACGCAAGAGGGGCGGCCGCTGTTGGCCGAAGCCATGGAAAAGTATCGGCAGGGCCAGTACCCGGCTGCCCTGCACATTCTGCGCCGCGTGCCCACCGACAACCTGGGCGCCGATACGCTGCTGTATTACAACGGTATTTTTCTGCTGAGCCAAGGGGATGGCAGCGCGGCCCGGCCCTACCTGCGCCGCGTCATTCAGCAGCCCGGCTCGGCCCTCGCGCGCAAGGCCCGCTACCACCTGGCAGTAGCCTACTGGCAGGCCCGGCAACGCCCCGAAGCCCGCGCCGCCTTCCGCGAAGTAGCCGCCGACTCGCTGAACCCCTATCGGCAGGCCGCCCGCAAGGTATTGGCGGCCAACGTGCTGCAAGGCGAGGAATAAGCAGACTCACGCTTGCGGCAAGGCATTGCTCAGCGCTGCATGATAAAGTAGGGCGGCTCGATGTTGGGCTGCAACGTCAGCTCGAACGAGTCGAGCTCCAGTACGGCCAGGTGGGAAAGCTCGGGGTTCAGGCGGTACACGCAGCCCGTATCGAGGCAGATAGAGCCAGCCCGTTTTTTCACCTGCTGCTTTACTTCGGCCGTGGGCGTGGGCACGTGGCCGTGCAGCAGCCGCCGACCTTGTAGGCGGGAGGCATCGAAGGTGAACTGCTTGATGTTGAGCATCGTGTGCCAGTCGGTGCGCATCCGGTCGGGGGGCAGGCGGAAGTCGTAGCCGGCGTGGACCAGCGTGAAACCGGGAATGTCGAGCTGGTAGGGCAGCGCGTCGAGCCACCGCAGGTAGGGCTCCGGAATGTCTTCCGTGGCTTTCACCCCGAAGCTTTGCAGCGTGAGAGTACGGTCGGCCTGGGAAGCCCAGGCCAAGTGCCGGCGGCCCCGGGCGGCGTCGAGCAGCTCCTGGTCGTGGTTGCCGCGCAGGCACTGCACCTGGTAGCCCTGCCCGGGCAGCTGCATCAGGTAGTCGAGCAGGCCGCGGCTGTCGGGGCCCTTGTTCACGTAGTCGCCCAGCAGGTAGAGCTCGTCGGTGGATTGCAGGCGGATAACGTTTTCCAGCAGGTGTCGGAAGGTGGTCAGGCAGCCGTGCAAATCGGTGGTAACGTAACGGGCCATAGCAACGGGGCAAACCGGGAATCAAGCGGCGCGCCGCTTGCTATACGGGGCCGCCTCGGGTTGTGGTTTTCGGGTGTAAGTGCCGCGCCCGGCCCGTATGCATGCAAAAGGCCTCCCCGTGCGGGAAGGCCTTTGGTAAGGAGCGGTAACGGAAGGGGCTGAGTTACTGCAACACTACTTTCTGACTCAGGCTGTTGCCCCGCAGCTGGAGCCGGATAATGTAGATGCCCGGGGCCAGCCCGCTTAGGTTTACTTTCTGCTCGCGCTTGCCGGCGGGCAGCTGCGGAATCCGCTGGATCTGGCGACCAAAGGAGTCGTAGACTTCCAGGGCCGCGTTTTCGCCGGTGCCGTCGGTCACGACCGTCACTTCGCCGGTGCTGGGGTTGGGATACACACTGAGCTGCGGGCCGCTGGCCTTGGCTTCCACCTGGCTCAGGGCCGTGGGGGCGCGCCACGCCGCCGAGTTATAAGCGCAGGGTACTACCGTGGGGTCGGGAACTACCGGGCCGCCGCAGAACAGCTGGTTCCGGTAAGCCAGCAGCGACGTGGTGGCCACGAAGCTGGTGCCCCGCGCTACGCTGAAACCGGGGCCAAAAATAGCTCCTTCACTCGCCATAATATACGAGGTCGTGGTAGTTTGGGGGTGGTCGAAGGCCATAACGGCACCGGGGGCGCTGCCCGGAAATACGGTAGTACCAATAGTGACCGTGGGGAAGGGAAACTCAAACTTACCCTCGGACAGGTAACCGTCGTACGTCAGGACCGGTACGGCATTCACGCCTTCGCGGGCGTAATGCTCATAGCCCGAGTTGAGCGGCTCCGGAATATTCGAGTAGGGCGCAACGGTGTAGTTGCTGTTGGGGTCGAAGCCGGGGTTGGTCGCTGCCGCGTTCTGGTTGACCTGCACTTCGTAGTCCTGCACGAAGTAGATGGGAGGCAGCAAGGGCGCATTCTCGCGCTGCAGAATGGCCTTTACCCGAACAAACACCCGGTACCCGGCCGCGCCTAAACGCTCATTCGTGGTTAATGTCATGTTTTTGAAGCAGGACAGGTCCACAAACTCGCTTTGGT
This window of the Hymenobacter aquaticus genome carries:
- the rpiB gene encoding ribose 5-phosphate isomerase B is translated as MSTLKNRLAIGSDHAGFAYKEMLAHWLRDNGYEVQDFGTYSTDSVDYPDFVHPVANAITAGEFERGILVCGSANGVAITANKHQGIRAAIAWAPELAELARQHNNANIICVPERFVTEEAAREIVSKFLNTAFEGGRHQNRVSKIDC
- the tatC gene encoding twin-arginine translocase subunit TatC is translated as MNTDQPNLGEVHEMSFIDHLEALRWHIIRSAISIVIFATAAFFAKDFLFHDLILGPSRADFWTYRMFCKFGQWIGAPDLCMDKVGFIIQNREMSGQLTMHISTSFMVGLVLAFPYTFWEIWRFIKPGLYPHEQKNSQGAVFFVSVLFALGLMFGYYIAAPLSINFLASYTVDPTIENQIDLQSYLSTLTTMSISTAFVFELPMIVFFLAKAGLITPEIMRLYRKHAIVVILIIAAVITPPDISAQIIVTIPILILYELSINIARVVARSRTATLNAQLAENNGVSS
- a CDS encoding serine hydroxymethyltransferase; the protein is MEIRTAPIAQDTVLFDLIRQEKERQTHGIELIASENYVSEQVMRAQGSILTNKYAEGLPGKRYYGGCEIVDQIEQLAIDRAKELFGVEWVNVQPHSGAQANAAVMLAVLNPGDKILGFDLSHGGHLTHGSAVNFSGKLYKPSFYGVEPETGLIDWEKVKETARREQPKLIICGASAYSRDWDYKALREAADEVGALLLADISHPSGLIAKGLLNSPFEHCHIVTTTTHKTLRGPRGGLIMLGKDFENPFGLKTPKGELRMMSALLDSGVFPGTQGGPLEHVIGAKAVAFGECLSDAYTEYTQQVIRNAQALAKGFVDRGYQIISGGTDNHLMLIDLRSKGLTGKLAENTLIKADITINKNMVPFDDKSPFVTSGMRIGSAAVTTRGLREADMARIVEFIDDVLMHHADEAHLLKVRGQINEWMQQYPLFA
- a CDS encoding sigma-70 RNA polymerase sigma factor region 4 domain-containing protein, with translation MNQPLAEALTHLRMGNQSFLITFYEEQRDHFARWARRQHQLEPAAAHELLRGVLVDFYDQVADGRLTKLPPDLRNYLYGMAQEQIQAQKTTAELPQVEAGRRQLLLRVFSQLGPDCQQVLMYFYFRGYNFEKVAGKMGFANATVARIQKTSCLRKLLDLQARLLSGGGAEAGASAAAV
- a CDS encoding tetratricopeptide repeat protein, which translates into the protein MMSPAELRPFLDELERFADGQMTAAEQDAFEERMQQEPALREAYEAFEQITADLRWVAGHETLRHRLLTLDRRLDQRQTALLRIKRQRRRAQTRWGTIFTVAVLLLLGLWFLLRPAGPRGGRAWENYYVADPGLPASVTQEGRPLLAEAMEKYRQGQYPAALHILRRVPTDNLGADTLLYYNGIFLLSQGDGSAARPYLRRVIQQPGSALARKARYHLAVAYWQARQRPEARAAFREVAADSLNPYRQAARKVLAANVLQGEE
- a CDS encoding metallophosphoesterase family protein; amino-acid sequence: MARYVTTDLHGCLTTFRHLLENVIRLQSTDELYLLGDYVNKGPDSRGLLDYLMQLPGQGYQVQCLRGNHDQELLDAARGRRHLAWASQADRTLTLQSFGVKATEDIPEPYLRWLDALPYQLDIPGFTLVHAGYDFRLPPDRMRTDWHTMLNIKQFTFDASRLQGRRLLHGHVPTPTAEVKQQVKKRAGSICLDTGCVYRLNPELSHLAVLELDSFELTLQPNIEPPYFIMQR